The DNA segment ACCACGAAAGAAATACATCCATATTGTCGCCTCACTTGAACAAGTGCTAGATCTCAACAACACAAGTTTTGAAGACATCATTGGTCGCTTGAAAGCATACGAAGAACGTAtacaagaggaagaagaagaacctcaAGACAATCAGACCACATTGATGTATTCAAATAACGAGAATCAAGCGACGCAGTCAAACCGAGACTACAATTACCGGGGCCGAGGTCGTGGAGGACGATCATACTACAGAGGACAAGGCAGAGGACGTTATAATGGAGCTAGAGATGCGTAAAGAGTTACATGTTATCGCTGTGACAAGATAGGGCATTATgtgacaaaaaacaaaaagcacaAGAAATTATCAgatttccataaataaaaagcATAAGAAATTATCAGATTTCCATTAAAAGGCacaataaattaacaaatttcgattctaatatattttcttgtgtgttttttttgtca comes from the Brassica oleracea var. oleracea cultivar TO1000 unplaced genomic scaffold, BOL UnpScaffold02919, whole genome shotgun sequence genome and includes:
- the LOC106321765 gene encoding uncharacterized protein LOC106321765; the protein is MVWEAIKTRHVGAERVKEARLQTLMSDFDRLKMKETEKIDDFGGKISEIASKSAALGVSIKEPKLVKKILTSLPRKKYIHIVASLEQVLDLNNTSFEDIIGRLKAYEERIQEEEEEPQDNQTTLMYSNNENQATQSNRDYNYRGRGRGGRSYYRGQGRGRYNGARDA